AAAGGAGTAAATGTCGTCATTGTCCTTGGATTCCAAACAGCTTCAGCAGCTTTCTATGAACAGAAATTTGCTGCAATGGGAGCGACTTTTGTAGCAACAGTGGACGGAACAATGGGTGTAAAAGGGTTTGTTACAGATGTAATTACACAAGAAGATATCCAGTATGATGTTCTTTATTCATGCGGGCCGACACCAATGCTAAGAAATCTGGAGAAAAACTTTGCTAAAGAAAGAGCCTATATTTCTTTAGAAGAACGAATGGGCTGCGGCATTGGCGCATGCTTTGCATGTGTGTGTCATACGAAAGAAGACCCAACAGGCATCTCCTACAAAAAGATTTGCACAGACGGACCAGTATTCAAAGCAGGGGAGGTAGTAATATGAACAGATTGAATGTCGAGCTTCCAGGCTTGAGTTTAAAAAATCCAATTATGCCTGCATCAGGCTGCTTCGGATTCGGGCGGGAATACAGCAATCTTTATGACCTGAGCAAATTAGGCGCAATAATGATTAAGGCGACAACGGTAGAGCCAAGATTCGGAAATCCGACACCGCGTGTTGCAGAAACTAACTCTGGAATGCTGAATGCGATCGGTCTGCAAAACCCTGGCTTAAAAAAGGTAATGGGCGAAGAGCTGCCGTGGTTAAGTGGCTATGATGTGCCGATTATCGCAAATGTGGCAGGATCGTCTGAAGAGGATTATATAGAGGTCGCAAGAGAAATATCAAAGGCGCCAAATGTGGCAGCATTGGAGCTTAATATATCTTGTCCAAATGTTAAGACTGGGGGCATTGCCTTTGGTACCATTCCAGAAGTGGCAAAAAGCTTGACGAAAAAGGTGAAGGAAGTTTCGGGAAAACCTGTTTACGTAAAGCTGTCGCCTAACGTCACTAATATAGTGGAAATGGCAAAAGCGGTAGAAATGGGCGGTGCAGACGGCCTGACTATGATTAACACATTGCTAGGAATGCGCCTTGATTTAAAGACAGGCAATCCTATCCTTGCTAATAAATCAGGAGGATTATCAGGACCTGCCATTAAGCCTGTTGCTATTCGCATGATTTATGAAGTGAGCCAGCATGTAAAGCTCCCGATTATCGGCATGGGCGGGGTTTCCAGTGCAGAAGATGTCCTTGAATTCTTCTATGCTGGCGCAAGTGCTGTTGCAGTCGGCACAGCAAACTTTGTAGACCCATTCATCTGTCCTAATATCATTGAGGACCTGCCGGCATTACTGGACAAATACGGAATAGACCACATCTCAGAATGTACAGGAAGGAGCTGGGGAAAGAATGAACAACTCACTTATCATCGCGCTTGATTTTCCCGACAAAACAGAGGTTTTCCGCTTTTTAGACCGCTTTAACGAGGAAAAGCTGTTTGTTAAAGTAGGCATGGAGCTTTTCTATCAAGAAGGGCCGAATATCGTACGAGAATTAAAGGAACAAGGCCATCAAGTGTTCCTTGACTTAAAACTCCATGATATACCAAATACAGTGAAGAGCGCGATGCGCAATATCGCAGGACTGGGTGCAGATCTTGTCAATGTCCATGCAGCAGGAGGAATCCGCATGATGGAAAGCGCTCTTGAAGGCCTCGAGGCTGGAACAACTGCAGGACAAAAAAGACCATACGCAATAGCTGTAACACAACTCACAAGTACTTCACAGGAAGAAATGCAAACATGGCAGCAAATAAAGCTTCCATTGCATGAATCTGTTGCTCAATATGCGGCGATTACAAAACAAGCAGGCATGGACGGTGTCGTTTGTTCGCCCCTTGAAGCGAGCATGATCAGAGAACAACTTGGAGCAGACTTTTTGACAGTAACACCAGGCATCCGATTGGCACAAGCTGATGTTCAAGACCAGGTGCGTGTGGCCACACCACACTCAGCTAAAGAATCAGGGGTATCGGCCATTGTTGTCGGCAGACCAATTACACGCGCACAAGATCCGTATGCAAGCTATCAATTGTTCAAAACAGAATGGGAAGGTGTAACATTATGAAAGAAAGAATTGCAGAACAGCTACTAAAAATAAAAGCGGTATTTTTACAGCCCAATGATCCATTTACATGGTCTTCAGGATTAAAATCACCCATTTATTGTGATAACCGTTTAACATTGTCTTATCCAGAAGTACGTAAAGAAATCGCTCAAGGATTGGC
This DNA window, taken from Niallia sp. Man26, encodes the following:
- the pyrF gene encoding orotidine-5'-phosphate decarboxylase, with the protein product MNNSLIIALDFPDKTEVFRFLDRFNEEKLFVKVGMELFYQEGPNIVRELKEQGHQVFLDLKLHDIPNTVKSAMRNIAGLGADLVNVHAAGGIRMMESALEGLEAGTTAGQKRPYAIAVTQLTSTSQEEMQTWQQIKLPLHESVAQYAAITKQAGMDGVVCSPLEASMIREQLGADFLTVTPGIRLAQADVQDQVRVATPHSAKESGVSAIVVGRPITRAQDPYASYQLFKTEWEGVTL
- a CDS encoding dihydroorotate dehydrogenase: MNRLNVELPGLSLKNPIMPASGCFGFGREYSNLYDLSKLGAIMIKATTVEPRFGNPTPRVAETNSGMLNAIGLQNPGLKKVMGEELPWLSGYDVPIIANVAGSSEEDYIEVAREISKAPNVAALELNISCPNVKTGGIAFGTIPEVAKSLTKKVKEVSGKPVYVKLSPNVTNIVEMAKAVEMGGADGLTMINTLLGMRLDLKTGNPILANKSGGLSGPAIKPVAIRMIYEVSQHVKLPIIGMGGVSSAEDVLEFFYAGASAVAVGTANFVDPFICPNIIEDLPALLDKYGIDHISECTGRSWGKNEQLTYHRA